The genomic DNA AGCGATCAAATCCGCTCCCGTCTCCATCCGGCTGAGCAGATCTGCCGTAATGATTTTGAGATGAAGCAGCTCATTGTAATGGTGTGTATGCATGGGCTGATAGTAGTTAACAAGGATGTGTTCATTTAGATGATTAAAAGACTCAGGGTCCGCGCTCCATTGAATATAATGGCTGTGAAGCCAGGGGAGAAAGTACGGCTCCGGCATGACGGATAATGGATACGCATGGTGCAAATAGCTGTACAGCGCAGGCTGCATATGAACAGGGAGCTGTTTATGCATTATTGTATTCCCCCTCCACCAACAGCAACCGCCAGCTTCTCCTCAATATACGCCGCCATCTTACGGATCGTATTGCATTCCTGGAGATCGAAATGGTCGATGTCAAAATGCCTCTGCAGTTCTACCTCAAGCTTGAGCGCAAGTAACGAATGCCCGCCAATCTCAACAAAATCGTCATCGATACCGATATTGACGTTTTCAAGCACCTCCGACCATACGGTGGCCAGCTTCTGCTCCAGCTCCGTTTGCGGTTCAGCGTATTCCGTCCCAGTATAATTACTACATTTTCAGCGCCACAGGCACCCTGGATATTGCCTATCCGAACTTGAAACCTCAGATCGACGCGATGAAGCAGTTCACCGATGTCTTTGTTTATTCATCGGATACGAAGAAAGGGAATCTCTACTTTATCGCTGCTGATGGCGGTACGCATGCTTGGAACTGGGTGAACCAGTATATTTACGACATATTGCCGGACCTCTTTCGCAACTAAAGAACCGGTATCATCCGATGTATACGTTCGTTCCACAGGTTTTCTCGACAGCAAATTACAGTGTAGGTCAACAGAAAGGCCGAGCGGCTCACAGAGCCCTCGGCCATTCCTCACTTCTTCTTATAAAACTCATGATACAACTTCATCAGCGCCCTTTTCTCAATCCGCGACACATAGCTCCGGCTAATGCCCAGCTCCTTGGCGATTTCACGCTGCGTCCGCTCCTCGCCTCCATGCTCGAGACCAAAGCGACCCTTAATGACCTCCTGCTCCCTGGCCTCGAGAATATCGAGGTTTTGATAGATTTTGCTCTTTTCCATTTTTAGTTGAACCCGGTCGACCACATCGTCGGCTTCCGTTCCCAATATATCTATGAGCGTAATCTCATTGCCCTCTTTGTCCGTTCCAATCGGATCGTGCAGTGACACATCTTTACGCGTCTTTTTCAGTGACCGAAGATGCATCAGTATCTCGTTCTCGATACAGCGGGCCGCAAATGTCGCCAGCTTCGTCCCTTTGTTCGGCCGGAAGCTCTCGATCGCTTTAATCAGCCCGATCGTCCCGATCGGGATCAGATCCTCCAGATCCTCGCTGGTATTATCGATTTTTTGAGGTTATGGACACGAAACGATGTTAATTTCTAAAGAAAAGTAACGGACTTTTAAATTGTTTGTCAGTTAAAGAGCTTTAGCCATTATACAAAGGGTATATACAGGTAGTTAAATTAAAGAATTTCTTAACAAGTGAATCAGGGTTTACTCTGGCTTGTTTCGAATATATTGAAGGGTTTTATAATCCTAGATGACCTCATTCTGCCATTGTTATGCTTTCTCTAAGCTTAAAATAAAACATTTTCTGGAACTCCCCTAAGAAAACCCCTTTTTTCTGTGTACTTTATTGTCATTTATCCAAATATGGGAAAAATAAAAAAAGAGGTACTTCCATCGCTGGAAGCGCCCCAAAAAATTAAATGACAAACGAAATAATTTAAGTGTCCGACTTGCAATTGAAACTATTGAACAAAAATTACCACAAAATAGTTGAGTATATTATTTATGCTCCTGGCGTTGGTGTGGCTCTGAATGCATTTACAGTCTTGTCCATAACAACCTGTGCATCGCTTCCCGAATCAAGAATCGTATTTTGAAGCGATTCTTTTTCTACCAATACTGTTGTTACGGTAAGCGGCTCTGATGCTTCGGTAGTCAACAAAGCGTCTACTTGCGCAGAGAAACAAGAATCACTTACCTTGGCATGAACCTCAGTGGCAACAACATGATTATTAGAAATATAATTTCCATTACCCGAAACAATACGTATGATTACAGGTGTGGCACCTACCGGCTTGATGTTCTGAGTATTAATTCCTTCAGAAAAGTGATTAGCTATTATAGAATTATTATTACCACTGATATAGAGGAGACCATACAAATCATCTAAACCATTGTCTATTCCCAGAAAAGGGGTCCAAGGTTCATGGTCACGTAAAAAGTGATTTGAAGAAACCAAGTTTTCCGAACAATTTTCCCTGAATACCACCATTCCTGGATAAAATGAATGAAGTCTATTATTTGTGATACTGGAACGTGTCACACCATCAAAATAGATACTGCTCGCACCTCGTGGAAAAACATTATTCGCTGTAATCAAAAGTCC from Paenibacillus woosongensis includes the following:
- a CDS encoding phosphopantetheine-binding protein; protein product: MLENVNIGIDDDFVEIGGHSLLALKLEVELQRHFDIDHFDLQECNTIRKMAAYIEEKLAVAVGGGGIQ